One window from the genome of Mumia sp. ZJ1417 encodes:
- a CDS encoding D-alanyl-D-alanine carboxypeptidase family protein, protein MSRNHARRALAVTIAVAAPVLCLGCSPAADPPEQTRAAVANLDPKLLAALREAAAEAADDGVELEVTSGWRSTGYQKQLFQEAVTRFGSDHAAERWVARPGTSVHEDGDAVDIGPSSAVTWLTEHGASFGLCRIYGNEPWHFELRPDAIAEGCPETYADPTHDPRLQR, encoded by the coding sequence ATGTCCCGCAACCACGCAAGACGCGCCCTCGCCGTGACGATTGCCGTCGCGGCGCCCGTGCTCTGTCTCGGCTGCAGTCCGGCCGCTGATCCGCCGGAGCAGACCCGTGCGGCGGTGGCGAACCTCGACCCGAAGCTCCTCGCCGCCCTGCGCGAGGCCGCGGCTGAAGCGGCCGACGACGGGGTCGAGCTCGAGGTCACCAGCGGATGGCGCTCGACCGGCTACCAGAAGCAGCTCTTCCAGGAAGCAGTCACGCGGTTTGGATCGGACCACGCGGCCGAGCGATGGGTCGCGCGTCCCGGCACCTCGGTGCACGAGGACGGCGACGCGGTCGACATCGGTCCGTCGTCGGCTGTGACATGGCTGACCGAGCACGGCGCCTCCTTCGGGCTGTGCCGGATCTACGGCAACGAACCGTGGCACTTCGAGCTGCGTCCTGACGCGATCGCCGAGGGGTGTCCGGAGACCTACGCCGACCCCACGCACGACCCGAGGCTGCAGCGGTGA
- a CDS encoding response regulator transcription factor: MRVLVVEDEPLLAEAVRDGLRLEAIAADLAGDGDTALELLGVNSYDIAVLDRDIPGPSGDEIARRIIASGSGMPILMLTAADRLDDLASGFGLGADDYLTKPFELRELVLRLRALDRRRAHIRPPVREIAGLRLDPFRREVYRDGRYVALTRKQFAVLEVLMTAEGGVISAEQLLERAWDENADPFTNAVRITVSALRKRLGEPGLIATVPGVGYRIDTQPETEREGGDRG, from the coding sequence ATGCGCGTACTGGTCGTCGAGGACGAGCCCCTGCTCGCGGAGGCCGTACGCGACGGGCTCCGGCTGGAGGCGATCGCGGCCGACCTCGCCGGGGACGGCGACACCGCGCTGGAGCTGCTGGGCGTCAACTCGTACGACATCGCCGTGCTCGATCGCGACATCCCCGGTCCCTCCGGGGACGAGATCGCCCGACGCATCATCGCCTCCGGCAGCGGCATGCCGATCCTCATGCTCACCGCGGCCGACCGCCTCGACGACCTGGCCTCCGGGTTCGGGCTCGGTGCTGACGACTACCTCACCAAACCCTTCGAGCTGCGGGAGCTGGTGCTCCGGCTGCGAGCACTCGACCGTCGGCGCGCGCACATCCGACCTCCCGTACGCGAGATCGCCGGCCTGCGGCTCGACCCGTTCCGCCGCGAGGTCTATCGCGACGGCCGCTACGTCGCCCTCACCCGCAAGCAGTTCGCGGTGCTTGAAGTCCTCATGACAGCCGAAGGCGGTGTCATCAGCGCCGAGCAGCTCCTCGAGCGAGCGTGGGACGAGAACGCGGACCCGTTCACCAACGCCGTGCGCATCACCGTCTCGGCCCTGCGCAAACGGCTCGGCGAACCCGGACTGATCGCCACCGTCCCCGGCGTCGGGTATCGCATCGACACGCAGCCCGAGACCGAGCGCGAGGGAGGCGATCGTGGCTAG
- a CDS encoding HAMP domain-containing sensor histidine kinase: MARAPGLSVRLKLTLSYAGFVMVTGALLLATVWVFLLRYVPDRANRGPGPFTPTRSDLLEAFAPRAAQALVFLLVIGVIGGWLLAGRMLAPLTRITNATRRAATGSLSHRIEMEGRQDEFRELADSFDTMLGRLEAQVAEQQRFAANASHELRTPLAVTQTLLDLARKDPSRDPAELVDRLYAVNTRAIDLTQALLLLSRADQGSFTREPVDLSLLAEEATETLLPLAERRGITLETSGDVATTVGSPALLLQMTTNLVHNAIVHNSPDQGSVRVTTSVQSSGVLLTVENTGAKLSPHLVATLAEPFRRGSDRVHDDHSGVGLGLAIVEHIGRAHDGTLSLTARPAGGLCVTVRLPAAPPRRER, translated from the coding sequence GTGGCTAGAGCGCCGGGTCTCAGTGTCCGCCTCAAGCTCACGCTCAGCTATGCGGGCTTCGTCATGGTCACCGGTGCACTGCTGCTCGCCACCGTGTGGGTGTTCCTCCTGCGCTACGTGCCCGATCGCGCGAACCGCGGCCCCGGCCCCTTCACGCCCACGCGCTCCGACCTGCTGGAAGCCTTCGCGCCGAGAGCGGCCCAGGCGCTGGTGTTCCTGCTCGTCATCGGTGTCATCGGGGGCTGGCTTCTCGCGGGACGGATGCTTGCTCCCCTGACCCGCATCACCAACGCCACCCGCCGCGCGGCGACCGGGTCGCTCTCGCACAGGATCGAGATGGAAGGCCGCCAGGACGAGTTCCGCGAGCTCGCCGACTCCTTCGACACGATGCTCGGGCGCCTCGAGGCCCAGGTCGCCGAGCAGCAGCGGTTCGCCGCGAACGCCTCGCACGAGCTGCGTACGCCGCTGGCGGTCACGCAGACACTCCTCGACCTCGCCCGGAAGGATCCGAGCCGCGACCCCGCCGAGCTCGTCGACCGCCTCTACGCCGTGAACACCCGGGCGATCGACCTCACGCAGGCACTGCTTCTGCTCAGCCGGGCGGATCAGGGCTCGTTCACCCGAGAGCCCGTCGACCTGTCCCTCCTCGCAGAAGAAGCCACCGAGACGCTCCTTCCCCTCGCGGAACGGCGCGGCATCACCCTCGAGACGTCCGGCGACGTCGCGACGACAGTCGGCTCACCTGCACTGCTGCTGCAGATGACGACGAACCTCGTGCACAACGCGATCGTCCACAACTCCCCCGACCAAGGGAGCGTGCGGGTCACCACCAGCGTCCAGTCGTCGGGCGTGCTGCTCACCGTGGAGAACACCGGCGCGAAGCTCAGCCCGCACCTGGTCGCCACGCTCGCCGAGCCGTTCAGACGCGGCTCCGACCGTGTCCACGACGACCACTCCGGTGTCGGCCTGGGACTGGCGATCGTCGAGCACATCGGCCGTGCGCACGACGGCACCCTCAGCCTCACCGCCCGCCCGGCCGGCGGGCTCTGCGTCACGGTACGGCTCCCCGCCGCACCACCACGACGCGAGAGGTGA
- a CDS encoding TetR/AcrR family transcriptional regulator, with amino-acid sequence MAPGLRERKRRTAMGHIQRVALDLFDERGYQHVSVEQIAEAADVSPSSVYRYFGTKEGLVLADDFDALSDVELAAVIDPDDLVSTVRTVVARFEPGPDQQNPDDSLARRRIRYFFDEPAVRKASYETLANAVERIAPILTASGGLTTSEARVVSSALVFGYFSALEQWHRDPAGRPIADVLEAALGALRRL; translated from the coding sequence ATGGCACCGGGGCTGAGAGAGCGCAAGCGGCGCACGGCGATGGGCCACATCCAGCGAGTCGCCCTCGACCTGTTCGACGAACGCGGCTACCAGCATGTGAGTGTCGAGCAGATCGCCGAGGCAGCAGATGTGTCACCGTCCTCGGTCTACCGCTACTTCGGCACCAAGGAAGGGCTCGTCCTCGCCGACGACTTCGACGCCCTGAGCGACGTCGAACTTGCCGCGGTTATCGACCCCGATGACCTGGTCAGCACCGTACGAACCGTTGTTGCACGGTTCGAGCCAGGCCCAGACCAACAAAACCCCGACGACAGCCTTGCACGACGACGTATTCGCTACTTCTTCGACGAACCAGCGGTCCGCAAGGCCTCTTACGAGACTCTGGCCAACGCTGTCGAACGGATTGCTCCGATCCTGACCGCGTCCGGTGGCCTCACCACCTCGGAAGCTCGCGTCGTGTCCTCTGCCTTGGTCTTCGGCTACTTCTCAGCACTTGAGCAGTGGCACCGCGACCCGGCCGGCCGGCCGATCGCCGATGTCCTCGAGGCCGCTCTCGGAGCGCTACGCCGCCTCTAA
- a CDS encoding glycoside hydrolase family 3 protein: MFGRSASIRESRTPLRLLILGLALVLAAAFGPPAATAGGPGHSGDAPYRGKIISQLRHMTLEEKVGQLFVIEVAGRDANTPSDAAKAINQRMYGVDTPAQAVAKYRPGGVIYYTTRNNDDNIGDPAQVATLSNGLQAAALAQPRRIPLQISVDQEGGALVARFGAPATQMPGNMALGAGRSAADAKRSAQVIGTELDAVGVTQDYAPVADVNVNPNNPVIGIRSIGSDPALVSDLVAAQVRGYRAGGVSAVAKHFPGHGDTGKDSHFGLPEVTHTRAEMEAIDLPPFRAAIAAGIDTIMTAHVVLPAIDPGVPATMSHKILTGLLRDDLGFDGLVVTDALDMQGATSTYPPDVAPVRAFLAGADQLLVPPQMDVAYGAVLDAVRSGEISKKRLDESVYRILLHKHREGIFRDPFVDPAAATQVVGAPQHLADAQAITNRTTTLVKNDAGLLPLTAGPRRVLVAGWGVGTTQGIANAMGARGATTQVLESGTTPSATAIANAVAAAQNSDLVVVSTNNAYAINADTGQPTPAAVAQTALVQALLATGKPVVVAAMRNPYDVASFPEAATVLDTYGYTVGQLESLVRVLFGEVNPTGKLPVSIPRADGTGVLFPFGHGLGY, translated from the coding sequence ATGTTCGGTCGGTCAGCATCCATCCGCGAGAGCCGGACGCCGCTCCGGCTCTTGATCCTCGGCCTGGCCCTGGTGCTGGCCGCGGCGTTCGGCCCACCCGCTGCCACGGCCGGCGGCCCAGGGCACTCCGGTGATGCGCCGTACCGGGGCAAGATCATCTCCCAGCTCCGGCACATGACTCTCGAGGAGAAGGTCGGCCAGCTCTTCGTCATCGAGGTAGCCGGCCGCGACGCGAACACACCGAGCGACGCGGCGAAGGCGATCAACCAGCGGATGTATGGAGTCGACACCCCGGCCCAGGCTGTCGCGAAGTACCGACCCGGCGGCGTCATCTACTACACGACACGCAACAACGATGACAACATCGGCGACCCGGCCCAGGTCGCGACACTGTCCAACGGTCTGCAGGCCGCTGCGCTCGCGCAGCCGCGTCGCATCCCGCTGCAGATCTCGGTCGACCAGGAGGGCGGCGCGCTCGTGGCGCGCTTCGGTGCTCCCGCGACGCAGATGCCCGGCAACATGGCGCTGGGTGCTGGTCGTTCGGCGGCAGACGCAAAGCGGTCAGCGCAGGTCATCGGCACCGAGCTCGACGCGGTCGGCGTGACGCAGGACTACGCGCCGGTGGCCGACGTCAACGTCAACCCCAACAACCCGGTCATCGGGATCCGGTCGATCGGCTCCGACCCAGCGCTCGTGTCCGATCTGGTCGCGGCGCAGGTCCGGGGCTACCGCGCCGGCGGGGTGTCGGCCGTCGCGAAGCACTTCCCCGGCCACGGTGACACCGGGAAGGACAGCCACTTCGGGCTCCCCGAGGTGACCCACACGCGCGCCGAGATGGAGGCGATCGACCTGCCGCCGTTCCGTGCGGCGATCGCCGCTGGCATCGACACGATCATGACCGCCCACGTCGTCCTGCCGGCGATCGATCCCGGCGTGCCGGCGACGATGTCGCACAAGATCCTCACCGGGCTGTTGCGCGACGATCTCGGATTCGACGGCCTGGTCGTCACCGACGCGCTCGACATGCAGGGCGCGACGTCGACCTACCCGCCGGACGTCGCGCCGGTCCGGGCCTTCCTCGCCGGCGCCGACCAGCTGCTCGTCCCGCCGCAGATGGACGTGGCGTACGGGGCGGTGCTCGACGCGGTCCGTAGCGGTGAGATCAGCAAGAAGCGGCTCGACGAGTCGGTCTATCGGATCCTGCTGCACAAGCACCGCGAGGGCATCTTCCGCGACCCGTTCGTCGACCCGGCCGCCGCGACGCAGGTCGTGGGTGCGCCGCAGCACCTGGCCGACGCCCAAGCGATCACCAACCGCACCACGACGCTGGTCAAGAACGACGCCGGGCTGCTTCCGCTGACGGCCGGTCCGCGCCGCGTCCTCGTCGCCGGGTGGGGCGTCGGGACCACGCAGGGCATCGCGAACGCGATGGGCGCGCGAGGCGCGACGACGCAGGTCCTCGAGTCCGGCACGACACCGTCGGCAACGGCGATCGCCAATGCCGTCGCCGCCGCGCAGAACTCCGATCTCGTGGTCGTGTCGACCAACAACGCCTACGCCATCAACGCGGACACCGGGCAGCCGACCCCCGCAGCGGTGGCGCAGACGGCGCTCGTACAGGCGTTGCTGGCGACCGGGAAGCCGGTCGTCGTCGCGGCGATGCGCAACCCGTACGACGTCGCGTCGTTCCCGGAGGCCGCGACCGTGCTCGACACCTACGGCTACACCGTGGGCCAGCTCGAGTCGCTCGTACGGGTGCTGTTCGGTGAGGTCAACCCGACCGGCAAGCTGCCGGTCTCGATCCCACGCGCGGACGGCACCGGCGTGCTGTTCCCGTTCGGCCACGGGCTCGGCTACTGA
- a CDS encoding DMT family transporter, giving the protein MRDKPIGIPRSAPLVTVVLAVGFVVCWSSGFVGAKLTASDTSVLTVLMWRFLIVAVILLPFLRSGGRGAIARWSGAELVGQVVVGLLSQTGYTLTVYWAIALGVSTGTTALIDGIQPLVVASLAAPLLGLMTSRRQWIGLGLGLLGVAVVTWADVASPGTEAPLWAYAVPLLGMLSLVGATFVSRLDVIRTTARRALAVHCAASAVVYSVLAVATGNAVPPASGKFWLAVAWLVVLATLGAYGAYWALIERVGITSTNALLFLVPGVTTLWGAALYGEPLTALTIVGLALALAAAATVVVRRRSFARPHRAPRASRGPCR; this is encoded by the coding sequence ATGAGAGATAAACCGATCGGTATACCTCGATCCGCACCTCTCGTCACCGTCGTCCTCGCGGTCGGCTTTGTCGTGTGCTGGTCCTCGGGCTTCGTCGGCGCCAAGCTGACCGCGTCGGACACGTCGGTGCTGACCGTTCTGATGTGGCGGTTCCTCATCGTCGCGGTGATCCTCCTTCCGTTCCTGCGATCGGGGGGACGTGGCGCGATCGCCAGGTGGTCCGGCGCCGAGCTCGTCGGCCAGGTCGTCGTGGGCCTGCTCTCGCAGACCGGCTACACGCTGACCGTCTATTGGGCGATCGCGCTCGGCGTGAGCACCGGCACGACGGCCCTGATCGACGGGATCCAGCCGCTCGTCGTGGCCTCGCTCGCCGCACCCCTGCTCGGGCTGATGACGAGCCGGCGACAGTGGATCGGGCTCGGTCTCGGGCTCCTCGGCGTTGCCGTCGTCACCTGGGCCGACGTGGCGTCTCCGGGCACCGAAGCGCCGCTGTGGGCGTACGCGGTGCCACTTCTCGGGATGCTCAGCTTGGTGGGCGCAACCTTCGTGTCCCGCCTCGACGTCATCCGCACGACCGCGCGACGTGCGCTCGCCGTGCACTGCGCGGCGTCGGCCGTCGTCTACAGCGTGCTTGCGGTTGCCACCGGGAACGCCGTACCGCCGGCGTCGGGGAAGTTCTGGTTGGCGGTGGCCTGGCTCGTGGTTCTGGCGACGCTCGGCGCGTACGGCGCCTACTGGGCCCTCATTGAACGCGTTGGCATCACCTCGACCAACGCCCTCCTCTTCCTGGTGCCCGGGGTGACGACGCTGTGGGGTGCTGCGCTGTACGGCGAGCCGCTGACTGCCCTGACGATCGTGGGACTCGCGCTCGCGCTGGCTGCCGCAGCGACGGTCGTCGTGAGGCGACGATCGTTCGCGAGGCCTCACCGAGCGCCTCGAGCTTCTCGCGGCCCGTGTCGGTGA